The Mustela nigripes isolate SB6536 chromosome 6, MUSNIG.SB6536, whole genome shotgun sequence DNA window AACTGCGAGGAGGACCCGAAGAACTGCATCAGGTGAGGAAGGCCCACCGCCGCCCCAGCCTCGCCCAAGACCcagcagaggggggggggggggggggccgagCGCGGAGGGTCGGCTAGAAAGGAGGGCAGGGCCAGAGAGCCCCGTCCCAGAGAGAACGCAGCCAGAGGGGACTTCTGGGACATCCGACAGCCTGTGCCCTGCTTGGGGCCTATGTAGGGCCTGTCAGCCCTGATGGGTCAGGGACATCGTGGTGGACCCAGCCCCTGAGGTCACTGAAAGGAGAGAATTGTGAAGGCTGGCTCAGTTGCGCAAGCCCGGGGGCCAGGCCCCTCCTTCATTCCACCCTGAGTATGGTTCTCACAGCCCGGGTTCACACTCAGAGGATCTGGGAAGTCTCAAAAGCTCTGAagaagggggcggggggtgacCGAGctgccctccaccctgcctctcaccAGTGAGCGGCTCTTCATGGAGATGGCGGACCACCTGGCACAGGATGGATGGCGGGACCTAGGCTACATATACCTCAACATCGACGACTGCTGGATCGGTGGGCGGGACGCTAAAGGCAACCTGGTGCCCGACCCCAAGCGCTTCCCCAACGGCATTGCCTTCCTGGCGGACTATGTGAGCCCCAACCCCGGCCATGCCCTAGAGCTGGGGGTCCAGACTGCTCGCGGCCCCACCGCCACCACTTCACTTAGGGTTCAGTTCTGCAGCCCCTGCTTGAAAAATCTCAGTCTGGTGGGGGAGGCAGATAAATGAACAGCTCGCTTGGGCCCACTGTGGTGGGAAAGGCATCTTATCCAGCCTGGGATTTCAGAAAGATTCCCCCGAGGAGGCGGTTCCTGAGCTGATACAAGTGAAGTGGCATTCTGGGCAGAGGGGCGGCAGAAGCCAGGCCTAGAAGCCAGAAACTGCCCATGGGGGGCGTGtgttggagggaggaggaggactgtGGTTGGCAGGGGCCAGGCCAGCACACGGAGACCCTTTCCTttgggcagtggggagccattgATAGTTTTATAATGAAGCCTGGTCAGATGTGCCTGTGAGGTGGCTCCCCGCCTGAGCCCACGGTGTCCTCAACCCTGACAGGCTCACTCCCTGGGCCTGAAGCTGGGCATCTACGAGGACATGGGCAACTTCACCTGTAtgggctacccaggcaccacGCTAGACAAGGTGGTTCAGGACGCTCAAACCTTTGCCGCGTGGAAGGTGGACATGCTGAAGTTGGATGGCTGCTTTTCGACCCCCAAGGAACGGGCCCAGGGTGGGTCCTCGAGCTGGCGGGGGCCGGTGGGGGGGGCTGgacagggggctggggaggggtggccATGAAAAGCTCCCAGGTGCCCACCTGGCTGAGCTTGAGCTCGTGTGTCCCTGTGGCCCCTAGGGGGTAGCATTTCCCAATTCCCTGTGCCCAGAGGCTGGGGGGATTCCTGCCTCCCAGGCTTCCTACCCATGGCTTGGCAGCATGCCCCACCAAGGAAGTAAGACTCAAAAGAGGAAGTCCCTCTCTTTTGAGTCTCTTTCCTCACATTTGGTGGGAGGTTTGGGCTGAGGCCTCAGATTTTCTCCTGAGCCTCCTCAGTCCTAAAGTGTGGGGGTTGGGCTTCCCCAGGGTACCCCAAGATGGCAGCTGCCCTGAATGCCACAGGCCGCCCCATTGCCTTCTCCTGCAGTTGGCCAGCCTATGAAGGGGGCCTTCCCCCAAAGGTAAGCCTTTCTGTGCACCGGCCTGGCAGTGCGCTCCACACCCAAGCCTCCTCGCCCCTGTGCAGTCAGGGCTGCGCTCATCACAGCTGCCCATGTGCTGATTTGTGGGTCTAGGAGAGGATTGTAAGTGCCCCAAGGGGGGCCTCAGCCAGCCCTGGGTCTAGAGAAGAGGAGACACTTGTGAGGTGGATGAAGGGATGGGCATCCAAGGCATAGGAACCGCACGTCATGGGCAGACACACGTCACCCAGCACGTGGGCAGAATCCTGGCGGTACTGAGTGGCCCAGGAGGTCCAGAAGGCTGGTGAGGCCAGGCGGGTGCAGCTGAACCTCCCCAGGGGCCCTTCAGCACCTAGGACCCTGGAAAGGGTGGGATCCGACCGGCTTACAGGAGGGAGAGCGCCGGCAGGTGGTGGGACTCACTGAGAGAATACAGGGGTGGGGGCGCTGTGGGTACACCGGCCTGGGCCCCTACCTGGGCTGGGCCCAGATGGCATGTGAGAGCAGGGGAGGCCTTCCTCATCTGGCTCAGGGCCTGttctctgcccccatccccatcccccaccctccacgTCTCCTGCTGAGGCTCCTCAGCCCACGTGCCGGCCGCCAGGCAGCAGGGCCTGCCTCTGGTGCCGGACTCCGCTTTCCCCCAACATCCAGGTGAACTACACTCTGCTGGCAGAAATCTGCAACCTCTGGCGCAACTATGACGACATCCAGGACTCCTGGAGTAGCGTGCTCTCCATCCTGGACTGGTTTGTGGACAACCAGGACATCCTGCAGCCGGTGGCAGGCCCTGGGCACTGGAACGACCCGGACATGGTACCGGCATGGAGGGGGCATGGTCACGACAGACCCACTCCCCACTGCCCTGTGCTGTCTTCCTAGATGCTCACCGCCAGGTTCTAGATCAGGGTCTCTAAAACACGTCCTCGCACCAGCTGCGGTGGACTCACGATGGGagcttgttttcctctcttcccagggccccacccccaccttgtgGATCAGAATGTTCGAAGAGGGCCTAGCAATGCCCATTGTTAACCATCTTCCCGGGCAGTTCTGATGTTTCTGGAAACCTGAGTGCAGCTTGTGGGACTGTATTCCGCTAGGGGGTGAGGGTCACGAGGAGTCCACGCGCTCTGGCCACTCCCTCCCTAGACTGCCCTGCCCTGTGCCCTGGTACGGCCCGCAGAGCGTCGACAGGCAGAGGTGGCCCCTCGTGCCTACCTCAGAGCCCCATGACCGAAATTGTCTTGCAGTTTATCTTACGACTTTATAGCTGTCTCTTCATTTAGCCAACAAGCATTTACTACCAGTGATGattataataattacattattgTATATACTATTATTACGGAGGCCAGATAGACGCCTGGAGAAACAGATTGGCCTGCTTTGGAGTTCTGGTTCCCGCTCTGCCACTCGGCCTTGGGAAAGGGACTTCATTTTTCCTGTGCTTCAGTTTTGTCAGTGGGAGAATGAGAAGAGCAGCTACCTCACAGAGGGCTGCTCCGAGTACTGAAACGgatgattctttaaaaagctcGGCACAGTTTGGCGCACACCCCGTGGTGGTTCAGTTGGTATCACTAAGTACCCCAGCATGTTGCTTGCGTTAGCCATTACTGTTTGTGTCCAGTCTGTGGACTGGTTGCCCTGGGGTCAGGAAGGCCCCCTTGGTCCTGTCGCCTGTGGCTAGGGCAGGTGGATGGCTAGGAGCGGGAGCAGGGATTCTGTCCAGGTCTGGTTACCTATGGCTGCCACTCCGACTGGATTTCTTGACTTTGGTGTTCCAGTGTCTAAACGCATTCGGCAACAGGATCCCACTGGATCATCTGAACAACCTGTGGTGTGGCCAGGACATACGCTCACCCTGTATTCTTGGTGAAATAAAAAGTTGAGGCTCACAGGGAGAGTGCTCGGCTCAGCCCAAGGCCGCGCGGCTGAGAAGTTGTGTGCACAGGctgtcctccccacctcctcttgCCCTGGCCACGCGTTTAGGGTTGGGCCCTGTGCCCACTTCCCTGGAGAGGACAGAGCTGACCGCTCCTCTCTTCTCTGACCCCAGCTGCTCATAGGGAACTTTGGCCTCAGCTTTGAGCAAGCCCGGGCCCAGATGGCACTATGGACGGTGCTGGCAGCGCCCCTCTTCATGTCCACGGACCTGCGTACCATCTCAGCCCAGAACATGGACATTCTGCAGAATCCACTCATGATCAAAATCAACCAGGATCCATTGGGCATCCAAGGGCGCAGGATTCGCAAggtactggggtggggggggggggagggaaggggaggccaAGGGACTGGGCTCCCCTGAGAACAAGGCTGCAAGCCGGAGGTCACGGAGGGCTGGGCCTCTGAAATCTGCTCAGCCCTCCTTCCTGGTTGCAGTAGGTCAAGGATTCTACCGGGAGCTGCTCCAGCTGTCCGCCCCTTCCCACCGGTGCCCCTTTGCCTGAGTGAGAGCAAAGCCAGAGCTCATGGGATCTGGGGAAGGGACACATCACCCCACAAGTGCACACAGGACAGTGGGGTCCCTCGACTTGGCAGTATAAGACTTATGCACACATCAGTGATGCCTGGCAGAGAACTAGGGCTTCCCTCCAGAGCTTAGGAATTGTTGGAGCCAAGGAATGAACCACTACTAGTACGAAACTAGCACTGGCTGTTTACTGAGAACCTACTGTGCACTGGGCGTTCTGGTACCTTTTCTCAGAAGGTTAATACTCCTCCCcatcttacaaatgaggaaactgagacttgagGAGTCTGAGAAACACAAGGCCACAGAATTGGTAGATGATACAGTAGGACTTAACTCCCAACAGTCGAGCCTCAGAGCTTGTGCTGTTTGCACAGATCTTCCCCCTCTCTAGTTAAAAGAAATCCATACAACTTATAGAAGTCACGTACGGAGTCGATGATGCCTCAAGGAGGTAACTTCATTCCTACCGGAGGGGCTTATGGTGGAACCAGGCCCAAGGACCTTCTGGAAGATGGGGCTCCACCCTCCTGGCTACTCAGGCCAGAGTTCATCGTCCTTCCTGGACAGTGGCCTCCACTCCAGCGCCAGCAGCTGCCCATATCTATCCCACCCCTGACCCTGTCTCTCCGAGACAGGACCTCATACAGCACTTGTCTCTGTGTTCTAGCATGGGGCCTGGCACACAATTGAGTCAGGCAAGAGTAAGTTGGCGTGCTAGAGGGCCCAGATATCCCCCCAAACT harbors:
- the NAGA gene encoding alpha-N-acetylgalactosaminidase isoform X1, with protein sequence MTVAGRVMRVVLLALVAHVLVLENGLLRKPPMGWLAWERFRCNTNCEEDPKNCISERLFMEMADHLAQDGWRDLGYIYLNIDDCWIGGRDAKGNLVPDPKRFPNGIAFLADYAHSLGLKLGIYEDMGNFTCMGYPGTTLDKVVQDAQTFAAWKVDMLKLDGCFSTPKERAQGYPKMAAALNATGRPIAFSCSWPAYEGGLPPKVNYTLLAEICNLWRNYDDIQDSWSSVLSILDWFVDNQDILQPVAGPGHWNDPDMLLIGNFGLSFEQARAQMALWTVLAAPLFMSTDLRTISAQNMDILQNPLMIKINQDPLGIQGRRIRKEKSRIEVFMRPLANGASALVFFSRRTDMPYHYHSSLAQLNFNSSHTYEAQNVYTGDVISGLHSKTNFTVIINPSGVVMWYLYPVRKLGTPQH
- the NAGA gene encoding alpha-N-acetylgalactosaminidase isoform X2, yielding MLLKTVVLLALVAHVLVLENGLLRKPPMGWLAWERFRCNTNCEEDPKNCISERLFMEMADHLAQDGWRDLGYIYLNIDDCWIGGRDAKGNLVPDPKRFPNGIAFLADYAHSLGLKLGIYEDMGNFTCMGYPGTTLDKVVQDAQTFAAWKVDMLKLDGCFSTPKERAQGYPKMAAALNATGRPIAFSCSWPAYEGGLPPKVNYTLLAEICNLWRNYDDIQDSWSSVLSILDWFVDNQDILQPVAGPGHWNDPDMLLIGNFGLSFEQARAQMALWTVLAAPLFMSTDLRTISAQNMDILQNPLMIKINQDPLGIQGRRIRKEKSRIEVFMRPLANGASALVFFSRRTDMPYHYHSSLAQLNFNSSHTYEAQNVYTGDVISGLHSKTNFTVIINPSGVVMWYLYPVRKLGTPQH